One window of Betaproteobacteria bacterium genomic DNA carries:
- a CDS encoding folate-binding protein YgfZ: MTSALPLVCDLTPSNALLRVSGDDAAEFLHNQFTNDVKGLAVGGAQWNGWCTPKGRLLATFVLARDAEGFFLMLPAAFAEAIAKRLRMFVLRSKVKVEDVSAGAPRFGMWGGPIPAGAFRLGESRAIAIGSAPEGRAASHDDWALSLIRDGVVQVVPGTQEEFVPQMANYELIGGVSFKKGCYPGQEIVARTQYRGILKKRAVRVCSASPLAPGDRIFSEAFGDQSAGTVANVAPSPEGGYEALVVAQLEAIAQKSLRHGSLAGPALRIETLPYPLS, encoded by the coding sequence GTGACCTCCGCCCTTCCCCTCGTTTGCGACCTCACTCCCTCCAACGCACTGCTGCGCGTTTCGGGTGACGACGCCGCCGAATTCCTGCACAACCAGTTCACCAACGACGTGAAGGGGCTGGCAGTGGGTGGCGCGCAGTGGAACGGCTGGTGCACGCCCAAGGGGCGGCTCCTCGCCACGTTCGTGCTGGCGCGAGACGCCGAGGGCTTTTTCCTGATGTTGCCCGCCGCCTTCGCCGAGGCCATCGCCAAGCGCCTGCGCATGTTCGTGCTGCGCTCGAAAGTGAAGGTCGAGGATGTGTCGGCCGGCGCTCCTCGCTTCGGCATGTGGGGCGGCCCGATCCCGGCCGGGGCGTTCCGGCTGGGCGAGTCACGCGCAATCGCCATCGGCTCGGCGCCCGAGGGACGAGCCGCCTCGCACGACGACTGGGCGCTTTCGCTCATCCGTGACGGTGTTGTGCAAGTGGTTCCCGGCACGCAGGAGGAGTTCGTTCCCCAGATGGCCAACTACGAACTCATCGGTGGCGTCAGCTTCAAGAAGGGCTGCTACCCGGGGCAGGAGATCGTCGCCCGCACCCAGTACCGCGGCATCCTCAAGAAGCGCGCCGTTCGCGTGTGCTCGGCCTCGCCGCTGGCCCCGGGCGACAGGATCTTCAGCGAAGCGTTCGGCGACCAGTCCGCCGGCACCGTCGCCAACGTCGCCCCCTCGCCGGAGGGCGGCTACGAGGCGCTGGTGGTCGCGCAGCTCGAGGCGATTGCGCAGAAGTCGCTTCGGCACGGCTCGCTCGCCGGTCCCGCCCTGCGGATAGAGACCCTTCCCTACCCGTTGTCCTGA